The Callospermophilus lateralis isolate mCalLat2 chromosome 15, mCalLat2.hap1, whole genome shotgun sequence genome window below encodes:
- the Synpo2l gene encoding synaptopodin 2-like protein isoform X1, with amino-acid sequence MGAEEKVLVTLSGGAPWGFRLQGGAEQRKPLQVSKIRRRSQAGRAGLRERDQLLAINGVSCTSLSHASAMSLIDASGNQLILTVQRVADEGPVRSPSPGGLQVLSPLSPLSPEPPGAPVPQPLQPGSLRSPPDSEAYYGETDSDADGPATQEKTRRPRRRGPTRPTPPGAPPDEVYLSDSPAEPAPASTGHPSQGDSRVSSPSWEEETALQPPPAEALLLPHGPLRPGPHLIPMVGPVTHPVAEDLTTTYTQKAKQAKLQRAESLQEKSVKEAKTKCRTIASLLTAAPNPHSKGVLMFKKRRQRAKKYTLVSFGAAAGTGAEEEDGIPPTSESELDEEAFSDARSLTNQSDWDSPYLDMELARVGSRAADGQGPGLGGQLSETSGRGVQLFEQQRQRAASSTKELDRVGPAATLNGQGLQSPPRAQSAPPEAAVLPPSPLLAPVVSPRPFLPDGGAPTPAPSIFNRSARPFTPGLQGQRPGTTSVIFRPSGPKRANENLGGLSPAPPPFASSPQGPTSLPSFTTGVSSLTPASGSPSIPRSSGPVTATSSLYIPAPSRPVTPGDAPESPATPSAGAMTSTASIFLSSPLRPSARSEGPAPSPAAPEPPSAREQRISMPAARTGILQEARRRGTRKQMFRPGNQETKNSPNPELLSLVQNLDEKPRTGGAESGLEEDALSLGAEACNFMQPPGGSSYKTLPHVAPKIPAPIAPKTPPLMAPKTPPPVAPKPASRGLLDGLVNGATPPASIPESPRLQGRGGELFAKRQSRADRYVVEATPGPGLVPGPRPRSPSPTPSLPPSWKYSPNIRAPPPIAYNPLLSPFFPQAARTLPNKAQSQGPRATPKQGIKALDFMRHQPYQLKSAMFCFDEVPPTPGPTSSGTPKTVRVQEIRRFSTPAPQPTAEPLAPTVLAPRAATTLDEPIWRAELASASVSSPILPPESPRSLGTTPSSCSFQVARPRFSAIRTGLQAHVWKPGAGHQ; translated from the exons ATGGGTGCTGAGGAGAAGGTGCTGGTCACACTATCAGGGGGAGCCCCCTGGGGCTTCCGACTTCAGGGTGGGGCCGAACAGAGGAAACCCTTACAGGTGTCCAAG ATCCGAAGACGGAGCCAGGCTGGCAGAGCAGGACTTCGAGAGAGGGACCAGCTCTTGGCAATAAATGGAGTTTCTTGTACCAGCCTCTCTCATGCCAGTGCCATGAGCCTCATCGATGCCTCAGGGAATCAGCTTATCCTCACTGTGCAACG GGTAGCAGATGAAGGGCCTGTGAGATCTCCATCCCCTGGGGGGCTTCAGGTGCTGTCACCCTTATCTCCACTGAGTCCTGAGCCTCCTGGAGCTCCGgttcctcagcctcttcagccTGGAAGCCTTCGCTCACCCCCTGACAGCGAGGCTTACTATGGAGAGACAGACAGTGATGCTGATGGTCCTGCCACCCAGGAGAAGACCCGCCGGCCCCGCCGCCGAGGCCCCACAAGGCCCACCCCTCCAGGAGCCCCACCTGATGAGGTCTACCTGTCTGACAGCCCTGCAGAGCCAGCACCTGCCAGCACTGGCCATCCCAGCCAGGGTGACAGCCGTGTGAGCTCCCCATCTTGGGAAGAAGAGACAGCCCTTCAACCACCCCCAGCTGAGGCATTGCTGTTACCCCATGGTCCACTCCGGCCTGGCCCTCATCTCATCCCTATGGTGGGACCTGTTACCCACCCAGTGGCAGAAGATCTTACTACCACCTACACCCAGAAGGCGAAGCAAGCCA AACTGCAACGTGCAGAGAGCCTCCAAGAGAAGAGTGTGAAGGAGGCCAAGACCAAATGCAGGACGATTGCATCCCTGCTAACTGCAGCTCCCAACCCTCACTCCAAGGGGGTGCTTATGTTTAAGAAACGACGGCAAAGAGCAAAGAAGTACACCCTAGTGAGCTTCGGGGCTGCAGCTGGCACAGGCGCTGAGGAGGAGGACGGCATCCCCCCAACAAGCGAGTCTGAGCTGGATGAAGAGGCCTTCTCTGACGCCCGCAGCCTCACCAATCAGTCTGACTGGGATAGCCCCTATCTGGACATGGAGCTGGCCAGGGTGGGTTCAAGAGCAGCCGATGGCCAGGGCCCCGGGCTAGGAGGGCAGTTGAGTGAGACCTCTGGCCGAGGGGTCCAGCTCTTTGAACAGCAGCGCCAGCGCGCAGCCTCCAGCACCAAGGAGCTGGATCGTGTGGGTCCAGCAGCCACGCTCAATGGACAGGGTCTGCAGTCACCACCTCGGGCCCAGAGTGCTCCCCCAGAAGCTGCTGTACTCCCGCCCAGCCCTTTGCTGGCCCCTGTTGTCAGCCCTAGACCTTTTCTTCCAGATGGTGGCGCACCGACCCCAGCTCCAAGCATCTTTAACAGGTCAGCTAGGCCCTTTACCCCAGGCTTACAAGGGCAGAGGCCAGGTACCACCTCCGTTATTTTCAGGCCCTCAGGCCCCAAGAGGGCGAATGAAAACCTAGGAGGCCTCAGCCCTGCTCCACCTCCCTTTGCGTCCTCTCCACAGGGGCCCACTTCTCTGCCCAGCTTCACCACAGGGGTGTCCAGCCTCACGCCCGCCTCAGGTTCCCCCAGCATACCACGCTCCTCGGGCCCTGTGACGGCTACCAGCTCCCTGTACATCCCAGCCCCCAGTAGGCCTGTTACACCTGGGGACGCCCCAGAGTCCCCTGCTACTCCTAGCGCAGGTGCCATGACCTCCACTGCTTCTATCTTCCTGTCGTCGCCTCTGCGACCCTCTGCGCGCTCAGAGGGGCCGGCTCCAAGCCCCGCGGCCCCTGAGCCCCCCAGCGCTCGGGAGCAGCGCATCTCTATGCCAGCTGCCCGCACCGGCATCCTGCAGGAGGCCCGGCGCCGCGGGACCCGGAAACAGATGTTCCGACCAGGAAACCAGGAGACGAAGAACTCGCCCAACCCGGAGCTGCTATCTCTGGTGCAGAACCTGGATGAAAAACCCCGGACCGGCGGTGCTGAATCTGGTCTGGAGGAGGACGCTTTGAGCCTAGGAGCTGAAGCCTGTAATTTCATGCAGCCACCAGGGGGCAGCAGTTACAAGACCCTGCCTCACGTGGCACCTAAAATTCCGGCTCCAATAGCTCCCAAGACCCCACCCCTCATGGCTCCTAAGACTCCACCCCCAGTTGCTCCGAAACCGGCATCTCGAGGGCTCCTTGATGGGCTAGTGAATGGGGCGACCCCTCCAGCTTCAATCCCTGAGTCACCAAGGCTGCAGGGCAGGGGTGGGGAGCTGTTTGCCAAGCGGCAGAGCCGGGCCGACAGGTATGTAGTGGAAGCTACACCTGGTCCTGGTCTTGTCCCTGGTCCTCGGCCCAGAAGTCCATCTCCTACCCCCTCGCTGCCTCCTTCATGGAAATATTCACCTAACATTCGTGCCCCACCTCCTATTGCTTATAACCCACTGCTTTCACCCTTTTTCCCCCAGGCTGCCCGAACACTCCCTAATAAGGCTCAATCTCAGGGGCCTCGGGCAACCCCCAAACAGGGCATCAAGGCTCTGGATTTCATGCGACATCAGCCCTACCAGCTTAAATCTGCTATGTTCTGTTTTGATGAGGTTCCTCCAACTCCTGGCCCCACCTCCTCAGGGACCCCCAAAACTGTTCGAGTCCAGGAAATCCGCCGATTTTCCACTCCGGCACCCCAGCCCACTGCAGAGCCCTTGGCTCCCACTGTGCTTGCCCCTCGAGCAGCCACTACACTGGATGAGCCCATCTGGAGGGCAGAGCTGGCCTCAGCCTCTGTTTCTAGCCCAATTCTTCCTCCAGAATCTCCTAGGAGTCTTGGGACCACCCCTAGCTCCTGTAGTTTTCAGGTGGCCAGGCCCAGATTCTCAGCCATCAGAACAGGATTACAGGCTCATGTGTGGAAACCTGGAGCAGGGCACCAATGA
- the Synpo2l gene encoding synaptopodin 2-like protein isoform X2, producing the protein MSLIDASGNQLILTVQRVADEGPVRSPSPGGLQVLSPLSPLSPEPPGAPVPQPLQPGSLRSPPDSEAYYGETDSDADGPATQEKTRRPRRRGPTRPTPPGAPPDEVYLSDSPAEPAPASTGHPSQGDSRVSSPSWEEETALQPPPAEALLLPHGPLRPGPHLIPMVGPVTHPVAEDLTTTYTQKAKQAKLQRAESLQEKSVKEAKTKCRTIASLLTAAPNPHSKGVLMFKKRRQRAKKYTLVSFGAAAGTGAEEEDGIPPTSESELDEEAFSDARSLTNQSDWDSPYLDMELARVGSRAADGQGPGLGGQLSETSGRGVQLFEQQRQRAASSTKELDRVGPAATLNGQGLQSPPRAQSAPPEAAVLPPSPLLAPVVSPRPFLPDGGAPTPAPSIFNRSARPFTPGLQGQRPGTTSVIFRPSGPKRANENLGGLSPAPPPFASSPQGPTSLPSFTTGVSSLTPASGSPSIPRSSGPVTATSSLYIPAPSRPVTPGDAPESPATPSAGAMTSTASIFLSSPLRPSARSEGPAPSPAAPEPPSAREQRISMPAARTGILQEARRRGTRKQMFRPGNQETKNSPNPELLSLVQNLDEKPRTGGAESGLEEDALSLGAEACNFMQPPGGSSYKTLPHVAPKIPAPIAPKTPPLMAPKTPPPVAPKPASRGLLDGLVNGATPPASIPESPRLQGRGGELFAKRQSRADRYVVEATPGPGLVPGPRPRSPSPTPSLPPSWKYSPNIRAPPPIAYNPLLSPFFPQAARTLPNKAQSQGPRATPKQGIKALDFMRHQPYQLKSAMFCFDEVPPTPGPTSSGTPKTVRVQEIRRFSTPAPQPTAEPLAPTVLAPRAATTLDEPIWRAELASASVSSPILPPESPRSLGTTPSSCSFQVARPRFSAIRTGLQAHVWKPGAGHQ; encoded by the exons ATGAGCCTCATCGATGCCTCAGGGAATCAGCTTATCCTCACTGTGCAACG GGTAGCAGATGAAGGGCCTGTGAGATCTCCATCCCCTGGGGGGCTTCAGGTGCTGTCACCCTTATCTCCACTGAGTCCTGAGCCTCCTGGAGCTCCGgttcctcagcctcttcagccTGGAAGCCTTCGCTCACCCCCTGACAGCGAGGCTTACTATGGAGAGACAGACAGTGATGCTGATGGTCCTGCCACCCAGGAGAAGACCCGCCGGCCCCGCCGCCGAGGCCCCACAAGGCCCACCCCTCCAGGAGCCCCACCTGATGAGGTCTACCTGTCTGACAGCCCTGCAGAGCCAGCACCTGCCAGCACTGGCCATCCCAGCCAGGGTGACAGCCGTGTGAGCTCCCCATCTTGGGAAGAAGAGACAGCCCTTCAACCACCCCCAGCTGAGGCATTGCTGTTACCCCATGGTCCACTCCGGCCTGGCCCTCATCTCATCCCTATGGTGGGACCTGTTACCCACCCAGTGGCAGAAGATCTTACTACCACCTACACCCAGAAGGCGAAGCAAGCCA AACTGCAACGTGCAGAGAGCCTCCAAGAGAAGAGTGTGAAGGAGGCCAAGACCAAATGCAGGACGATTGCATCCCTGCTAACTGCAGCTCCCAACCCTCACTCCAAGGGGGTGCTTATGTTTAAGAAACGACGGCAAAGAGCAAAGAAGTACACCCTAGTGAGCTTCGGGGCTGCAGCTGGCACAGGCGCTGAGGAGGAGGACGGCATCCCCCCAACAAGCGAGTCTGAGCTGGATGAAGAGGCCTTCTCTGACGCCCGCAGCCTCACCAATCAGTCTGACTGGGATAGCCCCTATCTGGACATGGAGCTGGCCAGGGTGGGTTCAAGAGCAGCCGATGGCCAGGGCCCCGGGCTAGGAGGGCAGTTGAGTGAGACCTCTGGCCGAGGGGTCCAGCTCTTTGAACAGCAGCGCCAGCGCGCAGCCTCCAGCACCAAGGAGCTGGATCGTGTGGGTCCAGCAGCCACGCTCAATGGACAGGGTCTGCAGTCACCACCTCGGGCCCAGAGTGCTCCCCCAGAAGCTGCTGTACTCCCGCCCAGCCCTTTGCTGGCCCCTGTTGTCAGCCCTAGACCTTTTCTTCCAGATGGTGGCGCACCGACCCCAGCTCCAAGCATCTTTAACAGGTCAGCTAGGCCCTTTACCCCAGGCTTACAAGGGCAGAGGCCAGGTACCACCTCCGTTATTTTCAGGCCCTCAGGCCCCAAGAGGGCGAATGAAAACCTAGGAGGCCTCAGCCCTGCTCCACCTCCCTTTGCGTCCTCTCCACAGGGGCCCACTTCTCTGCCCAGCTTCACCACAGGGGTGTCCAGCCTCACGCCCGCCTCAGGTTCCCCCAGCATACCACGCTCCTCGGGCCCTGTGACGGCTACCAGCTCCCTGTACATCCCAGCCCCCAGTAGGCCTGTTACACCTGGGGACGCCCCAGAGTCCCCTGCTACTCCTAGCGCAGGTGCCATGACCTCCACTGCTTCTATCTTCCTGTCGTCGCCTCTGCGACCCTCTGCGCGCTCAGAGGGGCCGGCTCCAAGCCCCGCGGCCCCTGAGCCCCCCAGCGCTCGGGAGCAGCGCATCTCTATGCCAGCTGCCCGCACCGGCATCCTGCAGGAGGCCCGGCGCCGCGGGACCCGGAAACAGATGTTCCGACCAGGAAACCAGGAGACGAAGAACTCGCCCAACCCGGAGCTGCTATCTCTGGTGCAGAACCTGGATGAAAAACCCCGGACCGGCGGTGCTGAATCTGGTCTGGAGGAGGACGCTTTGAGCCTAGGAGCTGAAGCCTGTAATTTCATGCAGCCACCAGGGGGCAGCAGTTACAAGACCCTGCCTCACGTGGCACCTAAAATTCCGGCTCCAATAGCTCCCAAGACCCCACCCCTCATGGCTCCTAAGACTCCACCCCCAGTTGCTCCGAAACCGGCATCTCGAGGGCTCCTTGATGGGCTAGTGAATGGGGCGACCCCTCCAGCTTCAATCCCTGAGTCACCAAGGCTGCAGGGCAGGGGTGGGGAGCTGTTTGCCAAGCGGCAGAGCCGGGCCGACAGGTATGTAGTGGAAGCTACACCTGGTCCTGGTCTTGTCCCTGGTCCTCGGCCCAGAAGTCCATCTCCTACCCCCTCGCTGCCTCCTTCATGGAAATATTCACCTAACATTCGTGCCCCACCTCCTATTGCTTATAACCCACTGCTTTCACCCTTTTTCCCCCAGGCTGCCCGAACACTCCCTAATAAGGCTCAATCTCAGGGGCCTCGGGCAACCCCCAAACAGGGCATCAAGGCTCTGGATTTCATGCGACATCAGCCCTACCAGCTTAAATCTGCTATGTTCTGTTTTGATGAGGTTCCTCCAACTCCTGGCCCCACCTCCTCAGGGACCCCCAAAACTGTTCGAGTCCAGGAAATCCGCCGATTTTCCACTCCGGCACCCCAGCCCACTGCAGAGCCCTTGGCTCCCACTGTGCTTGCCCCTCGAGCAGCCACTACACTGGATGAGCCCATCTGGAGGGCAGAGCTGGCCTCAGCCTCTGTTTCTAGCCCAATTCTTCCTCCAGAATCTCCTAGGAGTCTTGGGACCACCCCTAGCTCCTGTAGTTTTCAGGTGGCCAGGCCCAGATTCTCAGCCATCAGAACAGGATTACAGGCTCATGTGTGGAAACCTGGAGCAGGGCACCAATGA